A window of the Cannabis sativa cultivar Pink pepper isolate KNU-18-1 chromosome X, ASM2916894v1, whole genome shotgun sequence genome harbors these coding sequences:
- the LOC115712297 gene encoding cleavage stimulating factor 64 isoform X3 translates to MASSSQHRCVFVGNIPYDATEEQLIEICQEVGPVVSFRLVIDRETGKPKGYGFCEYKDEETALSARRNLQGYEINGRQLRVDFAENDKGTDRTREQGRGGPGLAPSADLPKPVGGPSIQGDSVQHQPIGLHLAISAASVMAGVLGGSQGQLALANDPLSLHLAKMSRSQLYEIISDMKLMATQNKELAHQLLIARPQLAKALFQAQIILGMVTTQMLQAPNLRQVSQTPFQDSQAGQLPAVQPHSLLPPIAMNNMHSNLMPKVQGQVSAGLQTSIHSQFSGPPLLPIQHRVQLPQNTNEQAFQQVVLPGQSLVSPFPPLQSRSSSSLSIRPTIQVTSSSLNPQMQRHSLKNPGQVVTSNLGQNIQMVQSIANIQPSLLPRQSLPDGGYQVFHSRLVMLIGLLKFPPMQLGPAEVILIKICLWG, encoded by the exons ATGGCTTCTTCTTCTCAGCATCGCTGCGTTTTCG TGGGTAATATACCTTATGATGCGACCGAGGAGCAGCTTATAGAAATTTGTCAGGAGGTTGGACCTGTTGTGTCTTTCAG ATTAGTTATTGATAGAGAGACTGGAAAGCCGAAGGGTTATGGGTTTTGTGAGTACAAGGATGAAGAGACAGCTTTGAGTGCTCGGCGTAATCTTCAGGGTTATGAGATCAACGGCCGTCAGTTGCGAGTTGATTTTGCTGAAAACGACAAAGGCACTGACAGAACCCGAGAACAG GGTCGTGGAGGACCTGGACTGGCTCCTAGCGCCG ATCTTCCGAAACCAGTCGGGGGTCCCTCAATTCAAGGGGACTCTGTTCAACATCAACCAATCGGTCTCCATTTAGCTATATCCGCTGCATCTGTTATGGCGGGAGTGCTAGGTGGTTCACAAGGCCAGTTGGCATTGGCTAATGACCCCTTAAGTCTTCACCTGGCTAAAATGTCAAGGAGTCAGCTGTATGAAATTATATCTGATATGAAG TTAATGGCTACACAAAACAAGGAATTAGCTCATCAGCTGTTGATTGCAAGACCACAGCTGGCAAAAGCTCTATTCCAG GCCCAGATCATCCTAGGAATGGTGACGACACAAATG TTGCAGGCACCAAATCTCAGGCAAGTTTCGCAGACACCTTTTCAAGATAGCCAGGCTGGTCAACTACCAGCCGTTCAACCTCACTCGCTGTTACCCCCTATAGCGATGAATAATATGCACTCTAATTTGATGCCTAAAGTTCAAGGTCAAGTTTCCGCAGGGCTTCAAACTTCAATTCATAGCCAGTTTTCTGGACCTCCACTACTTCCTATACAGCATCGAGTCCAGCTTCCCCAGAATACAAACGAGCAGGCTTTTCAACAGGTCGTATTGCCTGGGCAATCATTAGTTTCACCTTTTCCTCCTCTTCAATCCCGCTCTTCAAGTAGTCTTTCTATTCGACCAACAATTCAGGTTACAAGCTCCTCTTTGAATCCACAGATGCAGCGGCATTCTCTTAAAAATCCAGGACAAGTTGTAACTTCAAATTTGGGGCAGAATATTCAAATGGTTCAGTCAATTGCTAACATACAGCCATCGCTTCTACCACGTCAATCATTACCGGATGGAGGCTATCAG GTATTTCACAGCCGATTAGTAATGTTGATAGGTCTGCTCAAGTTTCCGCCGATGCAACTTGGGCCCGCAGAGGTAATATTAATCAAAATTTGCCTCTGGGGATAG